The following are encoded together in the Cyanobacterium aponinum PCC 10605 genome:
- the lysA gene encoding diaminopimelate decarboxylase, producing the protein MLLTEKLSGEKLVNSSNSPSPNQRLLPLTAKINDKNHLEIGGCDVVDLVKQYGSPLYILDEKTLRTCAIQYRDAFKEYYPGESQVIYASKAWSCMAIVSILASEGIGFDVVSGGELFTTTKALEMSGYNGDDIKEKIYLHGNNKSIAELELAIDAGCKIIVDNWLELETLAQLTAKKEQSAKILIRLTPGIECHTHEYIRTGSIDSKFGFDLNQLEAVFTFIKEQNFIECIGLHAHIGSQIFELEPHNDLGGVLADWFKKALDYGLPLTELNVGGGLGIRYTESDDPPSIADWVKTVATAVTKACEERGLALPKLIAEPGRSMVATSCITAYTVGGKKVIPDVRTYISVDGGMSDNPRPITYQSLYQMAIASKMDQEHSETVTVAGKHCESGDILIKDIQLPDTNPNDILVVFATGAYNYSMASNYNRIGRPAAVLVNEGESSLIIRRETYDDLVRQDLLPTRLAQ; encoded by the coding sequence ATGCTATTAACGGAAAAATTAAGCGGTGAAAAATTGGTCAATTCCTCTAACTCACCTTCTCCCAATCAAAGATTATTACCCCTCACAGCAAAAATTAACGATAAAAATCACCTCGAAATTGGTGGTTGTGATGTAGTAGATTTAGTTAAGCAGTATGGCTCTCCTTTATACATTCTGGATGAAAAAACATTGCGCACCTGTGCCATTCAATATCGGGATGCTTTTAAGGAATATTACCCTGGAGAGTCTCAGGTTATTTATGCCTCCAAAGCGTGGAGTTGTATGGCAATTGTGAGTATTCTTGCCAGTGAAGGTATTGGTTTTGACGTAGTTTCGGGAGGAGAGCTTTTCACCACAACCAAAGCCTTAGAAATGAGTGGTTATAATGGGGATGACATCAAGGAAAAAATTTATCTTCACGGAAATAATAAATCCATAGCAGAATTAGAACTAGCTATCGATGCAGGATGTAAAATTATAGTTGATAATTGGTTAGAATTAGAAACTCTTGCTCAATTAACTGCCAAAAAAGAACAATCAGCGAAAATTTTAATTCGTTTAACCCCCGGTATCGAATGTCATACCCATGAATATATCCGCACTGGTAGTATTGACAGCAAATTTGGTTTTGACTTAAATCAATTAGAGGCTGTTTTCACTTTCATCAAAGAACAAAATTTCATTGAGTGTATTGGTTTACACGCCCATATCGGTTCACAAATTTTTGAACTTGAGCCTCACAATGATTTAGGCGGTGTGTTGGCAGATTGGTTTAAAAAAGCCCTTGACTATGGTTTACCCCTCACTGAGTTAAATGTGGGCGGTGGTTTAGGAATTCGTTATACTGAATCTGATGATCCTCCAAGTATTGCCGATTGGGTTAAAACCGTTGCCACCGCAGTAACTAAAGCCTGTGAAGAAAGAGGTTTAGCTTTACCCAAGTTAATTGCTGAACCCGGACGCTCTATGGTAGCCACTTCTTGTATTACTGCTTATACGGTGGGCGGAAAAAAGGTAATCCCTGATGTGAGAACTTATATTTCTGTTGATGGGGGAATGTCAGATAATCCTCGCCCGATTACCTATCAATCCTTGTATCAAATGGCGATCGCATCTAAAATGGATCAAGAACATAGTGAAACTGTTACTGTAGCTGGAAAACACTGCGAATCAGGGGATATTCTGATTAAAGATATTCAATTACCAGATACTAACCCCAATGATATTTTAGTTGTATTTGCCACAGGGGCTTATAACTATAGTATGGCTTCTAATTATAACCGTATTGGCAGACCCGCCGCAGTTTTAGTTAATGAAGGCGAAAGCAGTTTAATTATTCGTAGAGAAACCTATGATGATTTAGTCAGACAGGATTTGTTACCTACCAGACTTGCTCAATAG